The following coding sequences are from one Pusillimonas sp. DMV24BSW_D window:
- the lptM gene encoding LPS translocon maturation chaperone LptM: MRASLKQAPTLTSLTRIVASIALLWGVAACGYKGPLTQPPPAPPDSSLTTPPAPPDNMSEGPSTR, translated from the coding sequence ATGCGAGCGTCGTTAAAACAGGCTCCCACGTTAACATCGTTAACTCGCATTGTAGCCAGCATTGCTTTGTTGTGGGGCGTGGCTGCCTGTGGTTATAAAGGGCCGCTGACACAGCCGCCTCCGGCGCCGCCCGATTCCTCCCTGACCACCCCGCCGGCACCGCCCGACAACATGAGCGAAGGGCCGTCTACGCGTTAA
- the cyaY gene encoding iron donor protein CyaY — MNESEFLARSEAILDHLESQADDWAALYDLDIDANRNGNVLTVIFNNDVQVVVNSQAPMKEMWVAARTGGFHYRFDGQKWVDTRGGPDMAETLSQICSEISGKSIKVTV; from the coding sequence ATGAACGAATCAGAATTTCTTGCACGCAGTGAAGCCATTCTTGATCACCTTGAAAGCCAGGCCGATGATTGGGCGGCGCTTTACGATCTCGACATTGACGCCAACCGCAACGGCAACGTTCTGACCGTCATCTTCAACAATGATGTTCAGGTCGTTGTGAACAGCCAGGCCCCAATGAAGGAAATGTGGGTGGCCGCGCGTACCGGCGGTTTCCACTACCGTTTCGACGGGCAGAAATGGGTTGATACGCGAGGCGGCCCCGACATGGCCGAAACGCTTTCGCAAATTTGCTCGGAAATCAGCGGTAAGTCCATCAAAGTAACGGTTTAG